In the genome of Populus trichocarpa isolate Nisqually-1 chromosome 10, P.trichocarpa_v4.1, whole genome shotgun sequence, the window GAAACAATATCTGACTTTCTGGTAGGTTAGTTACATCTTGGCTATGcaattctgtttctcttttaaCAAAATGCAATAAAAACTTAAGGACTAACACATTGTCTGATTGAAAAAAGAGTTTGTCAAAGAACACAAGGTTTCTCCATAGCATTTCTTCTCATTGTATAAAGTTTGTGGTACAAAGAAAGCCAATTATCAGTTAGATGACCACTTCACTAAACTTTATCAGAATAACAGGTTGATCGAATTTCACCAGAATCATTACAGTTAAAAACATTTCACTGGCCAGTTGATCAATCCGCCACCTGCACAACCAATGACCTAACTTCTGGTATGCAACATTCAATGAGTTATAAGAATAgagcatacaaaaaaaaaaaaaaaaaacttcacagATATAAGATGGCATTCCAGAAGTATATGGCATCAATGAATTTGTGTTTGCCTATTCCAAATGTTTGAGAGGAGAACGTCTTTTTGCAGGAAGCTTCTTGTGTTATCTAAGAACAGTTAAACTGATTACAATGCTCCATTCTATACATAAACATTGACATTACCCTCAACTGACTTGCAAGTTTTGAGACATTGGGACCTGGATACACAAGTACACAGATATAAGACTGGGGGATAAGCATTACAGTTGCAATAAGAAGAATATATCTGAAATATGAGGGGAGAAACACATTAGAACAGCTTGGTTTGAACAATGACAtggatttacaaaaaaaaagaatgaatataGGACGAGGGATCGTGAAGCATTATAATCTCTTATTTCTTTAGGACGccaattcaattttaatggtgcATCTATTACACTACAATACACTTAGCCATCCATCTGCAATCAGCATACCGTTGCTGACCTCTGCTTAGTTTAGTTTGTACGAGTAAATAAACAAGTTGGTATGGGACACCAAGTCAAGTCAACTACGTTCAGGTTAATTCCAAAGCTTGGTTAGATTCATATGGAAAATCTATTAGTGTTTTACTGGATACAGAAGCAGAATGCATCAAAACCataaattgaataattgaaCTCCATCCAATCCTAACATTCTAGCATACATTCAGATCATCACATCATATAACTCACAATGATAACTTTCAAATGCACacattctttgaatttttgttttaacttaTGTTATGCGACATTTAATCTGTTATGTGAGAAGTCACAAGGAAAAAATAACTTCACAGAATTAAAATAATGCCtctaaaaatatgcaaaaatgaCAGGTGCTTGCCTGTTCCAAATGTACAAGGAGAGGTGATTGATATCTTATTGCAGGAAGTTCTTTCTGGTTATATAAAAGCACTAAAAATGAATGTGATTGTCCATGAAATAAAGGATGTGACCCACCCATAACCAAACCAAAGCAAAATGCTTAGAAAGGCTTGCTGTTGTAAGACATAGGGACTCAAAGACTCAGGTGAGCAGTTATAAGACATCAGGATAGTCGTTACAGTTGCAATAAGAATGAACCTACAGATAACAGGAGAGAGAAATAATTAAAGCTGCCAGATTCAGACATCAACCTATGTACACATATGGAGATAGTACAAAAATTTGACTATAGAACAAGAATCTGCAAAACATTGTAATCTCTTCTAAACTGTAATCCAAATACACTCCTCTCTCTAGAACAATCAATTCAACTATTATGGAGCATTTATGAAAAACAATGCAGTTGTTATATTACACTGCCTCTTTTCCAATACAATAGACTCAACCATCCGTCACCTATCTGCATACTCACAGCTGACCTCCACTAGTTTGGGAACAAGGCTTTCTTGAGTTTGTGTCTATAATGAACAATTTAGTGTAGTTCCTAAGACAAGTCAATTAAAGTTGGGTTCACTCCTACGCCTGGTTAGATGCACAGTGGACCTCTGTCAGTCTTTTATCGCATACCAAAGTAGAAAACCAACAAGATTATTAACTGAACATAACGAACTTTATCCAGTGCTGAACTTCTAACCTACGTTCAGATTCTCATGCCTTAAAATCCATAATTACAACCTTCAAATGCAATCACATCATTCAattccacaaaaataaaaacttagaaaAGCATAACCACTGAAAGCACTGTCCATACCTCAAAAACAAtactttgagccctcaactaaATCACAGCCCTCCTTTGCTGGACCTTGGCCTTCTCAGCATCAATGATTGATCCCACCAGCTTAACTGCATTATCCAACTTCCCTTCACCATTCACTACCACATAATCAAAATCCCTAACATGTTTCACCTCCTCTCTCGCAGTCGCAATCCTCACAAGCAAAGCCTCGCTAGCCTCAGTCTTCCTATCAATCAACCTCTCCACAAGTTCCAACTCACTCTCCGCCACTAAATATATAAAGACAGCAGAATTCCCCAAAATCTTCCTCAAAGTCTCAGCCCCTTGTACATCAACTCTTAAAACTATGTCATGCCCTTTTGCCATAAACTCCCTGATTTGCTTTTTTGGTATCCCTTTATAATCACCATAGACAAGTGCATACTCTAACAATTCATTTCTCTctaccattgataaaaattcTTCCTCTGACACAAAGTAATAATCTTTACCATCAACCTCACCTTCTCTCGTTGGCCTACTAGTTGCAGTCACAACAAAATGCAAACTTTCTCTAACTTGTCTCAATTTCTTGATAACAGCATCTTTACCAACCCCACTTGGACCACTTATCACAATGATTAAAGGGTTTGGAGGGGGGCAAATTGGGTTGGTACTAAAAGAAGAGCCCATTGAGAACTCAAGGGCACGTAGCATTTCAGGCTTTGAGGCTTTATCAGGAGGTGGAATAGTGAATTTAGGCTTCTGGGTATCGCTCGTTTTGGTGTAAGAAGCAAAGAATCTTGGTGGGGTTGAAGTGAAACGTTC includes:
- the LOC7475931 gene encoding guanylate kinase 3, chloroplastic, which codes for MLQCFYISRDSNLILYSDTKSKLHLPLHRPFSTYKTPNPLMFRRLYFSLSRPNPTLFSPISHHENTSLIINHSKPTSIYERFTSTPPRFFASYTKTSDTQKPKFTIPPPDKASKPEMLRALEFSMGSSFSTNPICPPPNPLIIVISGPSGVGKDAVIKKLRQVRESLHFVVTATSRPTREGEVDGKDYYFVSEEEFLSMVERNELLEYALVYGDYKGIPKKQIREFMAKGHDIVLRVDVQGAETLRKILGNSAVFIYLVAESELELVERLIDRKTEASEALLVRIATAREEVKHVRDFDYVVVNGEGKLDNAVKLVGSIIDAEKAKVQQRRAVI